A window of Rhinatrema bivittatum chromosome 2, aRhiBiv1.1, whole genome shotgun sequence contains these coding sequences:
- the LOC115085900 gene encoding zinc finger protein 27-like isoform X1: protein MPAGASAEIPVTFDDITVYFSQEEWQDLEEWQKVFYMDVMKENYEMLSSLENDDSRDSNMGTNHWELSEDPEGSKSFSEKGEAATASFSDLGKNCSNRCISERKQIHSVGDLALCEQSASNITHTGKEQRNLRREEKCLCDVCVIFLRDPITLKSQQIFQTEERPSASTDCEKTFSQKREEEQQKIQTGTRQFTGTECGKDSCQEINSRKQQKIHTVENQCSYNEFGKGFSQNAQLTGHQGVHREVKTFTCTECGKVFSQKIHLIGHQTIHTGMKRFQCTECGKGYSQKSYLITHQRIHTGVKPFACTECGKCFKQKSHLTVHQRIHTGVKPYTCTECGKYFSLNSYLKRHQQIHTGLKLFKCTECGKGFSRNSYLKIHQQFHTGLKPFLCTECGKCFSQKEQLVRHRTIHTGEKPFTCNECGKTFRLKNGLVKHQLIHRRVKSFKCIEDDVNFSFKQNLKSHPTIHTGVKSFTCTECEKGFSRKVLLLRHQIIHTGVKPFTCSECSKGFIWKHCLVIHQRIHTGMKSFKCTECGKSFSHRKELASHQRIHTGVKPFICTECGKDFTHKTNLIRHQRIHTGLKPFICSECGKAFREKKYLIVHQTVHTGEKPFQCTVCGECFRLKKNLTNHQASHTGVKPFSCTECDKGFKQKTHFITHQRIHTKMKPFLCTECDQGFYQKRELIRHQIIHTGVKPFACSECGKGISSKYHLIRHQRIHMGLKPFTCSECGKVFREQKDLIVHQTIHTGVKPFQCIECGECFRLKKILKNHQTTHTEVKLFTCSDCGKCFNQEAHFRIHQRIHTGVKPYICTECGKDFQQKRRLISHQIIHTGVKLFTCIECGKCFGQKLHLTFHQRIHIGMKPFQCTECNKGFNQKGNLIAHQRIHTGVKPFACSECGKRFNQKSHLTTHQRIHTGVKPYTCTECGKSFSLNSHLRSHQKIHKE, encoded by the coding sequence aaAATGATGATTCCAGGGACAGTAATATGGGGACCAACCACTGGGAGCTCAGTGAGGATCCAGAAGGAAGCAAGAGTTTTTCAGAAAAAGGAGAAGCTGCTACTGCTTCCTTTTCTGACTTGGGAAAAAATTGTAGCAATCGATGCATCTCAGAAAGGAAGCAAATACATTCAGTAGGGGACTTGGCACTGTGCGAGCAAAGTGCCAGTAATATCACACACACAGGGAAGGAGCAGAGAAACctaaggagagaagaaaaatgtttatgtgatgtgtgtgtgatATTCCTCAGGGATCCTATAACTCTGAAATCACAGCAAATATTTCAAACTGAAGAGAGACCATCTGCAAGTACAGACTGTGAGAAAACCTTTAGTCAGAAGAGAGAAGAGGAACAACAGAAAATTCAAACAGGAACGAGACAATTTACAGGTACTGAGTGTGGAAAAGATTCCTGTCAGGAAATAAACAGCAGAAAAcaacagaaaatccacacagtaGAGAACCAGTGTTCATATAATGAATTTGGTAAAGGATTCAGTCAAAATGCACAACTCACAGGACATCAGGGAGTCCATAGAGAAGtgaaaacatttacatgcactgagtgtgGGAAAGTCTTCAGTCAAAAGATCCACCTGATAGGCCACCAGACAATCCACACAGGAATGAAACGTTTTcagtgtactgaatgtggtaaaggctaCAGTCAGAAAAGCTACCTCATAACCCATCAGCGAATCCACACAGGAGTaaagccatttgcatgcactgagtgtggaaaatgtttcaaacagAAATCGCACCTCACTGTGCATCAGAGAATTCACACAGGAGTAAAACCATatacatgtactgaatgtggtaaatacTTTAGTCTGAATAGTTATCTTAAACGCCACCAACAAATCCACACAGGCTTGAAActatttaaatgtactgaatgtggtaaaggcttcaGCAGGAATAGTTACCTTAAAATCCACCAACAATTCCACACTGGATTAAAACCATTTCTATGTACTGAGTGCGGTAAATGTTTCAGTCAGAAGGAACAACTGGTAAGACACAGGacaatccacacaggtgagaaaCCTTTTACGTGTAATGAATGTGGTAAAACATTCCGATTGAAGAATGGCCTTGTAAAACATCAGTTAATTCACAGAAGAGTGAAGTCATTCAAATGTATTGAGGATGATGTAAACTTCAGTTTCAAGCAGAATCTCAAAAGCCACCCGACAATCCACACAGGAGTAAAgtcatttacatgtactgaatgtgagaAAGGTTTCAGTCGTAAGGTGCTTTTGCTGCGCCACCAAATAATCCAcacaggagtgaaaccatttacatgtagtgaatgTAGTAAAGGATTTATTTGGAAGCATTGCCTTGTAATCCACCAGAGAATTCACACAGGAATGAAATCATTTAagtgtactgagtgtggtaaaagttttaGCCACAGGAAAGAACTCGCAAGTCACCAGAGAATCCATACAGGAGTAAAACCATttatatgtactgagtgtgggAAAGACTTCACGCATAAGACTAATCTGATTagacaccagagaatccacacaggactgaaaccatttatatgttctgagtgtggtaaaGCTTTCAGAGAGAAGAAATACCTCATAGTCCACCAGACCGTTcatacaggagaaaaaccatttcaGTGTACTGTATGTGGTGAATGCTTCAGGTTGAAAAAGAATCTCACAAATCATCAGGCAAGCCATACAGGAGTGAAACCTTTTTCATGCACGGAGTGTGATAAAGGTTTCAAGCAGAAGACCCACTTTATAactcaccagagaatccacacaaaAATGAAACCATTTTTATGCACAGAGTGTGATCAAGGTTTCTATCAGAAGAGGGAGCTAATACGCCACCAGATAATTCACACAGGTGTGAAACCATTTGCATGTAGTGAGTGTGGGAAAGGCATCAGTTCAAAGTATCACTTGATAAGACACCAGAGAATCCATATGGGTTTGAAACCATTTACTTGTTCTGAGTGTGGTAAAGTTTTCAGGGAGCAGAAAGACCTCATAGTTCATCAGACTATTCATACAGGAGTGAAACCTTTTCAGTGTATTGAGTGTGGTGAATGTTTCAGGTTGAAAAAGATCCTCAAAAATCATCAGACAACCCACACCGAAGTAAAACTATTTACATGTTCTGATTGTGGTAAATGTTTCAATCAAGAGGCCCACTTTAGAATCCACCAAAGAATCCATACAGGAGTGAAGCCATATATATGCACTGAGTGTGGTAAAGATTTCCAGCAGAAGAGACGGCTCATTAGCCACCAGATAATTCACACTGGAGTTAAACTTTTTACATGTATTGAATGTGGTAAATGTTTTGGTCAGAAGCTTCACCTTACATTCCATCAACGAATCCACATAGGAATGAAACCATTTCAGTGTACTGAGTGTAATAAAGGTTTCAATCAAAAAGGCAACCTTATAgcccaccagagaatccacacaggagtaaaaccatttgcatgcagtgaatgtggaaaaagattcAATCAGAAATCACACCTCACAACACATCAGAGAATTCACACAGGAGTGAAACCTTacacatgtactgaatgtggaaaaagTTTCAGTCTGAATAGTCATCTTAGAAGCCATCAAAAAATTCACAAGGagtga
- the LOC115085900 gene encoding zinc finger protein 271-like isoform X2 produces MKGFLSFMHKWPLKEENDDSRDSNMGTNHWELSEDPEGSKSFSEKGEAATASFSDLGKNCSNRCISERKQIHSVGDLALCEQSASNITHTGKEQRNLRREEKCLCDVCVIFLRDPITLKSQQIFQTEERPSASTDCEKTFSQKREEEQQKIQTGTRQFTGTECGKDSCQEINSRKQQKIHTVENQCSYNEFGKGFSQNAQLTGHQGVHREVKTFTCTECGKVFSQKIHLIGHQTIHTGMKRFQCTECGKGYSQKSYLITHQRIHTGVKPFACTECGKCFKQKSHLTVHQRIHTGVKPYTCTECGKYFSLNSYLKRHQQIHTGLKLFKCTECGKGFSRNSYLKIHQQFHTGLKPFLCTECGKCFSQKEQLVRHRTIHTGEKPFTCNECGKTFRLKNGLVKHQLIHRRVKSFKCIEDDVNFSFKQNLKSHPTIHTGVKSFTCTECEKGFSRKVLLLRHQIIHTGVKPFTCSECSKGFIWKHCLVIHQRIHTGMKSFKCTECGKSFSHRKELASHQRIHTGVKPFICTECGKDFTHKTNLIRHQRIHTGLKPFICSECGKAFREKKYLIVHQTVHTGEKPFQCTVCGECFRLKKNLTNHQASHTGVKPFSCTECDKGFKQKTHFITHQRIHTKMKPFLCTECDQGFYQKRELIRHQIIHTGVKPFACSECGKGISSKYHLIRHQRIHMGLKPFTCSECGKVFREQKDLIVHQTIHTGVKPFQCIECGECFRLKKILKNHQTTHTEVKLFTCSDCGKCFNQEAHFRIHQRIHTGVKPYICTECGKDFQQKRRLISHQIIHTGVKLFTCIECGKCFGQKLHLTFHQRIHIGMKPFQCTECNKGFNQKGNLIAHQRIHTGVKPFACSECGKRFNQKSHLTTHQRIHTGVKPYTCTECGKSFSLNSHLRSHQKIHKE; encoded by the coding sequence aaAATGATGATTCCAGGGACAGTAATATGGGGACCAACCACTGGGAGCTCAGTGAGGATCCAGAAGGAAGCAAGAGTTTTTCAGAAAAAGGAGAAGCTGCTACTGCTTCCTTTTCTGACTTGGGAAAAAATTGTAGCAATCGATGCATCTCAGAAAGGAAGCAAATACATTCAGTAGGGGACTTGGCACTGTGCGAGCAAAGTGCCAGTAATATCACACACACAGGGAAGGAGCAGAGAAACctaaggagagaagaaaaatgtttatgtgatgtgtgtgtgatATTCCTCAGGGATCCTATAACTCTGAAATCACAGCAAATATTTCAAACTGAAGAGAGACCATCTGCAAGTACAGACTGTGAGAAAACCTTTAGTCAGAAGAGAGAAGAGGAACAACAGAAAATTCAAACAGGAACGAGACAATTTACAGGTACTGAGTGTGGAAAAGATTCCTGTCAGGAAATAAACAGCAGAAAAcaacagaaaatccacacagtaGAGAACCAGTGTTCATATAATGAATTTGGTAAAGGATTCAGTCAAAATGCACAACTCACAGGACATCAGGGAGTCCATAGAGAAGtgaaaacatttacatgcactgagtgtgGGAAAGTCTTCAGTCAAAAGATCCACCTGATAGGCCACCAGACAATCCACACAGGAATGAAACGTTTTcagtgtactgaatgtggtaaaggctaCAGTCAGAAAAGCTACCTCATAACCCATCAGCGAATCCACACAGGAGTaaagccatttgcatgcactgagtgtggaaaatgtttcaaacagAAATCGCACCTCACTGTGCATCAGAGAATTCACACAGGAGTAAAACCATatacatgtactgaatgtggtaaatacTTTAGTCTGAATAGTTATCTTAAACGCCACCAACAAATCCACACAGGCTTGAAActatttaaatgtactgaatgtggtaaaggcttcaGCAGGAATAGTTACCTTAAAATCCACCAACAATTCCACACTGGATTAAAACCATTTCTATGTACTGAGTGCGGTAAATGTTTCAGTCAGAAGGAACAACTGGTAAGACACAGGacaatccacacaggtgagaaaCCTTTTACGTGTAATGAATGTGGTAAAACATTCCGATTGAAGAATGGCCTTGTAAAACATCAGTTAATTCACAGAAGAGTGAAGTCATTCAAATGTATTGAGGATGATGTAAACTTCAGTTTCAAGCAGAATCTCAAAAGCCACCCGACAATCCACACAGGAGTAAAgtcatttacatgtactgaatgtgagaAAGGTTTCAGTCGTAAGGTGCTTTTGCTGCGCCACCAAATAATCCAcacaggagtgaaaccatttacatgtagtgaatgTAGTAAAGGATTTATTTGGAAGCATTGCCTTGTAATCCACCAGAGAATTCACACAGGAATGAAATCATTTAagtgtactgagtgtggtaaaagttttaGCCACAGGAAAGAACTCGCAAGTCACCAGAGAATCCATACAGGAGTAAAACCATttatatgtactgagtgtgggAAAGACTTCACGCATAAGACTAATCTGATTagacaccagagaatccacacaggactgaaaccatttatatgttctgagtgtggtaaaGCTTTCAGAGAGAAGAAATACCTCATAGTCCACCAGACCGTTcatacaggagaaaaaccatttcaGTGTACTGTATGTGGTGAATGCTTCAGGTTGAAAAAGAATCTCACAAATCATCAGGCAAGCCATACAGGAGTGAAACCTTTTTCATGCACGGAGTGTGATAAAGGTTTCAAGCAGAAGACCCACTTTATAactcaccagagaatccacacaaaAATGAAACCATTTTTATGCACAGAGTGTGATCAAGGTTTCTATCAGAAGAGGGAGCTAATACGCCACCAGATAATTCACACAGGTGTGAAACCATTTGCATGTAGTGAGTGTGGGAAAGGCATCAGTTCAAAGTATCACTTGATAAGACACCAGAGAATCCATATGGGTTTGAAACCATTTACTTGTTCTGAGTGTGGTAAAGTTTTCAGGGAGCAGAAAGACCTCATAGTTCATCAGACTATTCATACAGGAGTGAAACCTTTTCAGTGTATTGAGTGTGGTGAATGTTTCAGGTTGAAAAAGATCCTCAAAAATCATCAGACAACCCACACCGAAGTAAAACTATTTACATGTTCTGATTGTGGTAAATGTTTCAATCAAGAGGCCCACTTTAGAATCCACCAAAGAATCCATACAGGAGTGAAGCCATATATATGCACTGAGTGTGGTAAAGATTTCCAGCAGAAGAGACGGCTCATTAGCCACCAGATAATTCACACTGGAGTTAAACTTTTTACATGTATTGAATGTGGTAAATGTTTTGGTCAGAAGCTTCACCTTACATTCCATCAACGAATCCACATAGGAATGAAACCATTTCAGTGTACTGAGTGTAATAAAGGTTTCAATCAAAAAGGCAACCTTATAgcccaccagagaatccacacaggagtaaaaccatttgcatgcagtgaatgtggaaaaagattcAATCAGAAATCACACCTCACAACACATCAGAGAATTCACACAGGAGTGAAACCTTacacatgtactgaatgtggaaaaagTTTCAGTCTGAATAGTCATCTTAGAAGCCATCAAAAAATTCACAAGGagtga